Genomic window (Cucumis sativus cultivar 9930 chromosome 2, Cucumber_9930_V3, whole genome shotgun sequence):
GATTTTGACCCATTCGCAATGTCATCATAGTGCGACCAAGTTCTAGGAGATATGCACCTAGGTTATTGAATAGAACTCCACTTCTCCATGCAGAAGACTGAGTGTTCATCCTTAATGTCGGATCAGTAACATTTCTGTGATTCTCCAGTTGCCTTGCGAGTTGCTACCAgcaaataaagtataaaaaataaattgtgttCTCCTCTTAATCAACAGAAGAAACGGCTATAAGCTCTTATGTTAGAACTTGCTTTTATACTATAACTCATCAAAAGGGAAAAAACGAAACCTAGTTCCttcattaagaaaacaatattgaaCCATTTGCATACACCAATAAGTTCACTAGTTGAAACAAAACGTATGATAAAATAAAGGACTAATTATCAAACCCTTTATAGAAGAAAGGCCAAAATTTTACACTATTTGTGAGTATTAGATAGTTAGAACGCACAAGTAGGCACTCTGAGACTTCCCCTGTAAGCATTTGTCTGGTAGAAAGCATGACTTCAGCCAACGATGCAGGAGTTGGGAAACTTTCTTGGGTGGTACTTGGACGAGATGAGGAATTAGAGCTGCTCTCCTCATCTCCATGAATATTAGTTTCTTGGGCATTATTTCCTCCAACTCTGCCTGCCAACCATTTCatgataaacaaatattatacaCACACATGAGGAGACTTTCATAAGATAAGTTGTCAAACGGAACTCAACAtaccaatattttcaaaatcacgCCTCATATTTCCAAGGTTTTGAGACAAAGTTGTCAAAGAATCAGGAATCACCTGCAAACACCAAGAATCACTACCATTCGTTTCAACCAGATGAATTtcaggaaaaagaaaaaaacaactcatgGAATGAAGTACTGAAGTACAATAATAGCCCAAAAATAATGTCAGTAGTTGGTACTTGCTTGTTTGTTTTGCAAAGGTTGCTTCCGTTTTTAGAAGTCAAAAAACATCTAATAGTATAGCCGTTCAACTATACTTCTACTTGAAAATAAGGGtaactttgatttttgttgataGAAATCACATAGAGTGCAAGCAGTAGTTCAGTGAACCCTGGACAAATTgacttttttgaaaatacataaTGTAAATCTTAAGCTGAAAAAAGACTCTTGAGCACCTAAGAATCCTCAAATTTCAACTTACAGGAGGAGGGAACGATCCTAATGAAGGAATTGATGGATGTCCAGAAGTGCCATGAAACCTATCAGAAAGTGGCCTTGAGCCATTGTCACCAGATTGATGCTGGTTCAAATCTATCATCCCAGCTGCAATCACCCGTTCTCCAGATCTTTGTTGGTCAATTTCCTTCAGTCATCATAATTCATATGAGCAGGATAGAATCATACATACGAAGACACAAGATGAACAGACAACTAAGGAACCTAGAACTTACCCTGACAACATCCATCCCATCACTGCCAGTTACAGAATTTGAAAGTCCAATTGAACTTAGAACGGCAGACACAATCTGTGCAGGAAAAAAAGTGTTTAGTTACACACCTAAAACAGACTATACTAAGAACCTGAAAGAACGTCTTCATCCTCCTAGACTGACCCTGTTGATTTCTGGGGGCATACCATCCCCTTGAACAGGCATACTAAAAGTTTCAATCACCACACCCGGAGCCACCCGATTGCTATGAACACGACTCGTACTTGAATTTGGATCAGTCTCTGCAAACAACTTTCAGAAATAGAAAGTTAGTCAATACAGCAATGGTATTGGTAGAATGTCAGTTTGAAGCATAGTTTGAAGTGATCTAAGCGGTGaagcaaaataagaaattcCATCTAATTTATCTGAGTCTAATATGATTTAAGTTGTGCAACGGGATTATGGTAGAGCAACACTACAAAATTAGGAAGTACAAAGGTCCCTTCAACCCTCTATTTCTGATTTGGAAAACTGCAGGTCTTATTGataaaacaagaagaaaattttgcaTCGAGCTAAGTGGAGATCCAGGGAATACAATCCAAAGAGCACACAAAAAAGCATACCAAGTAAAAGCCAAAAGCTTTGGCTAAACGTCTCTCACAACTTCTACATTCATCATTGAAAATTCTTTAATTCcttccaaataaaatatttcaaaaaatagctTTAGACTACATCAAGCCATAAGATCGTTGCCTCAGCCTTAAGTTATGCCGTACAAGGGGAACAGCATCGATTAAACATGTGCTTCTGATTCTCTTTGTCGGGTACATGCTGTTTTGGGGACACAGCCACCATAGGATGCTTCTTCTCCATAGTACGCCAATTCCTGCCAGTTCCTTCCGTCCATGATGCTTCATCATAGTGATGATTTGTATTTCATCTCTCTCCTTCCCTAGCAACTATGAATTAAAAGGTCACACACTCTCCCTTCTTTGTTCCCTTCCACAATGCTTCCTGATATGAACTGCCTGGTCTTCTTTCTAGCATTAGTGATAATGCTGAAATTTTGGACTTGACATAATCGCTATACCAGTAGTCCATGCCTCACAACTTAAAAATTATGCAGTCATGCCTATATATATGCCTCAAGGTTGCCTTCAGTCTTTTATAACAAACGAGAGTAACAGGTTTTGCTTTCAAGAGATATGCAACAAGGatcatagaaaatatttaattcagCATTGTCTATGAAGGAATTTTTTTGCATGAAAGCAAACCGAACCTGGCCGATTGGGCAAAGTCTCTGATGGTGGAAGAGGCTGTCTGACAACCAAATGCAAGGTGTGACCGTCTTCAACATCTACCTCCCATTAAAGAACACCTTACCATAGATTTTCAATTGAACGGTCATGTGAACACTAGAtatgtaataataaatgaCTTGCAGTACAGCATGAAAATCCACCCTACACAAGAGggggtttttttcttcttgcttTTAGTGAATGACATGGCTTTCATCGAGAAtaaagaatgaatgaatgaatgaatacaAGGGCATATAAGAAAAAAGTCAACAAGGAAAGCTACAGAAAGGGGCAAGAGAAATAAGCCATACGCGTAACAAATCATCGCAATAAATGTTTGGTGGCAAAGCCCTATAAATTCAACGAATCTAACAAATCGCCGAACTTCACTTGAAGATCTCTAGAGCgctaaaaaaattctattgtttctcTCACAAGTTTAAATCAAAACCACGTATACAACACAAGCACAGTCCAAGCAGCCTATATAGTATCTGTGAGCAGTACTTAATAAATACAATATCTCTACACCCAATTTAGCCTGAAACTTTATCCAACCGAGAGTACTTTCTAATAGGAAATAtgaaaactttgttttgaaaatacataaaaagtaatcttatcaaacatatttatatataactaaGTCTTTACTGAAGGGTGCTCCATCTGGGAATTAAAACAAAGTATTCATagcaaaagaagaacaaaaaaaaaggtagaGCACACTAATATTAGCCACAAACTTGGATCTCTCCCAGATCTTCGATAAATCTTTAAACTTATCACTGAAAAGCAGCAACCCTTACAGTTAGCTCTTTTCTGGATGAATAACCAAGACTTGAGCACAATCTTGATCCTCCTTGATTATGATATCCCATAGCCATACTTTCACGGGAAgctatttcttttatattttcattaaactTTTGATATATTCTTGCTTCTATGCAAATCAGCATACAAAAATACCAAGTAAAATAGGCTGAGTATTCAGTTACAAAATTTCCAtgtttttttcacttttcattgATCTTGCACACGTGGATCTGTATTGTATATAAGTATAAAGACATGAATCACATATTATCTCAGGACTCGGTGAAAATCCTAAATAAAGGAGCACTTCAAATCACAAGAATATCAATTCAATCAATGTTTTGTGAAAAGTAAAGgcatatagtaaaattatataGAGGATACGGTAGGCAGACAAGAGCTGATCATCCTTGAGAACTTTTCCTCGACATATAAGACGTTGTTGTTCTGATAACACACCAGTTACAGAAGCAATTTGTTCTTTCAAAGCAGGGACTGGCATCTATACaagtttacaaaaattaatttttgtgaaaCGGAAACGAGCCTCTTCAATAGATCTTCATTGAAGCCACAAAACttgaataaaattcaaatacccATTTAACTTATCACATTTCTAGCAACTTAACATGTTAACTTGAAATGTCCCAGGAAAGCGGCACTGaaattctttaaattataaatacattttaaaacatcatCTTGAGTTAATTGATCAGAAAAATTAACTTTCCTTCAACCTTTATGACCTAAGAGAAAGTGAAGATATTAACCTGTTTATCCACTCTGAGAGTATAAATTTGTGAATCTAAAGTTTTTAACTTAATCTCAATAGTGGTTTCAGACCCATCAGCCTCACCACAGCTGGTAGCTTCGCCAATAAAATTGCTTCCCATACTCtgaaaacaaggaaaaagagTAAGTTACTCCCGTTGTATCCcttaaaatggaaaataaagcTTGCAGTGCTTGGTTCTGTGGCATGATAAATTGTAACTAATTGCTATCCCGACTACAGAAATTAAGGAAGCAAATTGCGTTGAACTAATTGAGAGACATGCATGAAGCATAGACATCATGATCGAAAAATTGTAACTAACGCCTTAACtgcaatctttttttttctaatattgcTACAGATGAAACATGCTTTTTGgtgtaaaacaaaaaattcacttTCTTCGACAACATTTGCACATAAGCTTTGATATGCTAAGCCCATAACCAGAAGACATCCcatctaaatttcaaaataataaattaggtTCAACCAcctaattgaaagaaaattaagacaCTTCCTCTTTATTCTATCCCTCCTCCTCCGGGTTCTCTTCACCAATGCTaatcaaagttaaaaacttaTCATAAGTGAGAAACTCTTTCAACACCCATCATCCATTTAAAACGATCAGCCattgaattcaaaaaataaatcacaggggaaaacaaaaagacaCAATCCAAGCCCTAAGTTAATTCAGCGTCTCCACAAGAGCAGAAATACCACAGACAAGTAAGCTGTCTAAGAATCAAAACCCagttgagaaaaatgaaaatcaagcAAAAAGAACAATCATAGGGTTCCCAAATCAAAACAACGACAAGGGGATTCAAGATTCACCCCCTACAAGAAAACAGAACACtaattacaacaaaatttcatattgggaaaaaagaaaaaagacccAGATGAGGAAAAAGATGGAGGAATCAGAGGAAGAGAGAGTGAAAAGAGGGAAAATAATGAATACCCTTTTGAAGAAACGAGGCACAGTGAAGGATGAAGGGGAAAGGGAAGATGGGTGATGATTAAGAGAGAGGAATTCGATGGTTCCTCTATGGAAGTGGGAGGGggaagagagggaaaaaaaaaaaaaagaagtttaaaacaatcaaaaagggaaaaggggTAGAGAAATCTTACAGTGAAGAGAGGTGGGTGGTGGTGATTCTGAAGGGGCGGTGAGACCCTGCAAGGGAAAAAGAGAAGGGAAGATGGGGAGGCCCTCGAGAGCTTTGTACTAGCTCAATTTTTACACCTTACTGACTGAATTTCCCACCCCTTGCGAGAGAAAAATGggattttttttcccctttttctcttttcatattttggtGGAAATtagagtaattttttttaatattaacttatttttgtgtgattttttattttgttatctattttaaGAAgctgtttttgaaatttaagttaattttaaaacaaaattaatgaagaagttttttaatttactattttgctattaatttaaatgtttgaaagatggaaattggaaaatgGCTCAAAATCTcccaaaataataactttctATACAAAGGACCAatatgcttcttcttcttctttatacattttacgagaaaattttgtcttagtatttatattactaaaacctttaatataatttcaattttaaaaaatgtctagCTAGTTgtcacacattttttttttattactttcaactttcattatcgactaaattaaaagtttaatgctttttacttttaagatTCGAATAGTCTAATTgatataaatctaaattttgtgaCATCATTTAGAAGTGGAAgattgtttaatattttgctcAATTCTTCTAagcatcttttaaaaaagaaaaataagaaagcaATGTGAATATGAGTGATCGttcaattaaaacaaactatGCAAGGGAACCAAAACGAAATTGCACGAGAAGGATACACGATATCATAGCCAACGTTGTATGATTTTGTGTGTTGGTTGCACTTCTCTTCGTTTATTTTACCCATGTCTATAAAAATGTGAATGGGGAATTAAAATAGTAACATTGTTTTGTGTTATCATATAATGTCTAaattatttaccattttactcactttattctatttttctaataaaaatagCTATTCGtcactctattttttttccttttttttatttgctatttttcttttaaattaaaatgatttacaCTTTAAACACACGTCTTGTTacaactcaaactaaaataatttatatattgaacacaaactataataactaaaagtataaaaactCACTTCTCACTCCGAAATATTATATCCTCGCACATcgtatggaaaagaaaataagttctTATCTTTTAGATTGAATAAATTTATCTTGGATTCAAGCAATTTTGATGTTAGCAAAGTACCAAGAAAGAATAGTATCATACTACTTTTTATATGCTTTTgtagggttttcttttctttcacttttcaaTGTTTGTAAATGAATACCAATGAGTTCGTGGGTATGATCATTTTTACTAAgttgttcttgttcttgtaaattttttatttcacttttcataaatttttgaaataaaattaaaaacgcTAACTTTCTATATCATAGTTTAATAAAACACtcgtaattttatttttattatatattattttggataGTTCGGGTGGTCGGTTATTCGGGTTAGACTTACACCCCTAATATATAGAATTATTGGAAACTATTGTAATTGTTAATAGACGACTTCTATCAATGAATGCCAATAACACTCCTAGAGACTCAATGTCTATTAatgtttatcatttatataaattatgaaattatgatatattttgtaaatatttttttctattatgttatatttgaaaatttctcatcattctatttctaatatatgaatattaatttaaaataagttgtCATTTTATCTATATGGTCCAATGGATACaataattctattttaattttaaaatttttaatatatgtaaaGATAAATTCTCGtggataatataaaaaattgaaattatttactaACGATtaaaattaggttaaatttACGAATTCCTACTTCACATTGTTAAACTAGATAAACATTTATATGTGAGTAACGACAATGATGATTAAtgttatgtatataatttcCTAAAGTTTGTGACTACCAATTATTCAGTCATATACGTGATTTCAACAGGAAgtgaatatatatagacatattttatatattattagacATAgcaatgtgtttttaaatgaatataaacaTCAACAAATTTAGTATAGGTCAACTTCTTTCAACTTTGCTCCCTGATTCAAATCACACGCCATATAAATTACATAGGATAGTTAatcctaaaataatattgaattaaacTCGGGCTATAATTTATGCATCTCATTGGTAGATTATTCTTCTATTTGTATAAGTTGACTATGTGTCTAGGTAAGTCATATACTCCTCTTTGTTTGAGTTACCCACGAGACCGTTGAGAAAAGCCTTTTGTCTCTAAATTTCAGTAGGCCGTGATAGAGAGCACAAGTCTTGTGGTAACTTCATagcatatattttataattgcatgagataaaattagaagaaaactCAAAGATGTATAGCTGCAACATATTTGGTTCTCAATACATGTGCATATTAAATTAGCAAAAAAGACCCAAAAATGTTGCAGCTTTTCCGCATAGATGTCACTCttttaaatcaacttttaagtaattaattcatttgagAGTTTTCTATACTTTGGTCACTaagtacttttaaatattccaCACTTTatacccttttcttttcatttgttatttccatttttcaatgGTTCTTCCTCTCAATCAAcaggtttcttttttaaaaaaaatgtaaataacaCACAACTATCAAAGCCAATTTATTACCGTGGTAGAATAAAACACATACAAATAATTCAGACAGGAGAGTAAATAAATGAAGATTCAACATTTTCTTGaatcttatttaataaagaattttattctcaaaatttataatca
Coding sequences:
- the LOC101210096 gene encoding ubiquitin-like domain-containing protein CIP73 translates to MGSNFIGEATSCGEADGSETTIEIKLKTLDSQIYTLRVDKQMPVPALKEQIASVTGVLSEQQRLICRGKVLKDDQLLSAYHVEDGHTLHLVVRQPLPPSETLPNRPETDPNSSTSRVHSNRVAPGVVIETFSMPVQGDGMPPEINRIVSAVLSSIGLSNSVTGSDGMDVVREIDQQRSGERVIAAGMIDLNQHQSGDNGSRPLSDRFHGTSGHPSIPSLGSFPPPVIPDSLTTLSQNLGNMRRDFENIGRVGGNNAQETNIHGDEESSSNSSSRPSTTQESFPTPASLAEVMLSTRQMLTGEVSECLLQLARQLENHRNVTDPTLRMNTQSSAWRSGVLFNNLGAYLLELGRTMMTLRMGQNPSEAVVNAGPAVFISQTGPNPIMVQPLPFQQNASLGPVPMGTMQPGSALIHGLGSGFLPRRIDIQIRRGSPTTASNGNPEERSGAQQTSGQQEAARGAGENSTNQATTRVVEGPSVGGESGVRVVPIRTMVAALPGPFSRLPSNSSGNSFGLYYPVLGRFPHPASGNARAERGSQASSERQSTGLQSEQHTILESVVEQQNVEDAARDGGAQGTLESERQVPSNVVQFLRTLFPGGEINIEDASFQEISGSIPAHHSMASSSIANVQESESRTTDEGMFLSNIFHQIMPFTAQGGNEPDMPSVEANASERQNTPDSSAQASNRDAETSRRRGDSEAGAPSSKRQKKD